The following proteins come from a genomic window of Gimesia chilikensis:
- a CDS encoding family 10 glycosylhydrolase translates to MTHIRKRILLICGFICLLAGSALADGDTSVATRLRVEWGEQTPRLWNARFELTEGEITAVRSLGVDADEISVITRDQGAVLYQPRTSRVFNSIELEVQGAPAAKLQVFLQDRNDSSITLKQEFSLNELLQHKEILPITQTGAQLIVQQAPGEKLALQVDRPHLVYEPAESVQFQVVPTFLRGKEISSADVLKWRVTRARSTETVLEGQIKLSEVSQENLTKTGISLEFKAPAEGVYLLQVNADSGQESLAQFVVLDQGVTTSLAESESSVLVDSLSLDGKQDQNDLVARRARNRLRNSFRSLFKSGKDLPADTSAAAPWSAYHLKIRHPHLPHKLVITYPESTDTHLGFSLLEPDAAGQLVPVGIDGGVYHAAASPASNLQKRETESRTELLFWPKVTNPVLLFHSLGHPEAAEVAEVSVYELASNKNEMSAELSLPTEKKRLVGPYLQKPLLPEIFGAAQVLDLNSHRSLDDWQTFYEAGDRLAQYLKYQSFNSVLLGVAADGSAIYPSRHLQPTPRYDSGVYHSSGQDLQRKDVLELLFRIFDREQLTLVPELQFSSVNAALEKLIEEQPEQAVGIELVNLHGQTWKKSQVAARGQAPFYNPLHPRVQEEIVNVFTELVQRYQAHPSFQGVAVQLSLNGYLQLPGLDWGYDDATVAAFSRETGVRIPRFAESQRFEKRYQYLTTTALPQWTDWRCQKIRALHEQLAAVLSKAKPDAQLVFSARELIPTQSRQGNVISALKTGAPFRPVLMEMGLDLSRYDQITNAVVIRPQRFIWGQQAEHDLQFLNTHSNIDDSFKSRVNGVVYYHQPLEIRIPEFDRLSPWQPAFTWLATQASPSAAANRIRYVHSVAALDPYMTFDGGWTIPFGQEEATRSLRSQLIQLPARPFQTIDSSEQPVITRFSRGKEKSVFYLVNDFPYRCEATVSLMMTPKATVARLGNGESVHFTRTTEGVSSYKISLEAYDLQAFEIDDAQARLISVKTTIDQVDLQELQARIDQKKKMLVQLHRSLDDASAVVFKADFEAKNSRDYILAGWESKTDQRVSWNLDTTEAHSGRTSLVLDTRPGNNFLRTNPIPLENCRYLNMGVWMKSKSPNMQVRISLEAEQNGKLKAQSAIIGVDQNWRKYVFRVKDIPSSQIQNAQIVIEKLGNEKLWIDDVDLQIHQISPEDDRQLTKLISTLALAWDSQRYLDCYRLLESYWGQFGETIAPQSQPTQEGAEPVKHVERRGLRKLIQR, encoded by the coding sequence GTGACTCATATTCGGAAACGAATTCTATTGATCTGTGGTTTCATCTGCCTGCTTGCCGGTTCGGCGCTCGCAGACGGCGATACCTCTGTCGCTACCCGGCTGCGGGTTGAATGGGGTGAGCAGACTCCTCGACTCTGGAATGCACGCTTCGAACTGACTGAGGGTGAAATTACTGCGGTTCGCTCGTTGGGAGTCGATGCCGACGAAATCTCTGTCATCACCCGGGATCAGGGGGCTGTACTCTATCAGCCACGAACCAGTCGGGTGTTCAATAGTATTGAATTGGAAGTCCAGGGAGCTCCTGCTGCTAAGCTGCAGGTCTTTCTTCAGGACCGCAATGACTCCTCGATCACTTTGAAACAGGAATTCTCACTGAACGAACTGCTGCAGCACAAAGAGATCCTGCCGATCACCCAGACCGGTGCTCAGTTGATCGTCCAGCAGGCTCCCGGAGAAAAGCTGGCTCTGCAGGTAGACCGCCCCCATCTGGTATATGAACCGGCAGAATCAGTTCAATTTCAGGTTGTTCCCACTTTTTTACGAGGAAAAGAAATCTCCTCAGCCGACGTTCTCAAGTGGCGAGTCACTCGAGCCCGCAGCACGGAAACCGTGCTGGAAGGCCAAATCAAACTTTCCGAGGTGTCACAAGAGAACCTTACCAAAACAGGTATCTCTCTGGAGTTCAAGGCACCCGCAGAAGGAGTTTATCTGCTGCAGGTCAACGCGGACTCGGGGCAGGAATCCCTGGCGCAGTTTGTTGTCCTGGACCAGGGCGTGACGACTTCACTGGCTGAAAGTGAATCATCCGTGCTGGTCGACAGTCTTTCGCTGGATGGAAAACAGGATCAGAACGATCTGGTCGCGCGGCGGGCGCGCAACCGGCTTCGCAATTCGTTTCGCTCGTTGTTTAAATCTGGCAAGGACTTACCTGCGGACACTTCGGCAGCAGCCCCCTGGTCTGCTTACCACTTGAAAATCAGGCATCCGCACCTGCCACATAAGCTGGTGATCACCTATCCTGAGTCAACAGACACCCATCTGGGGTTCAGTCTGCTGGAACCAGACGCTGCAGGGCAACTGGTTCCGGTAGGCATTGATGGGGGCGTCTACCACGCTGCAGCATCCCCTGCCTCAAACCTGCAGAAACGGGAGACTGAGTCACGGACCGAACTGCTGTTCTGGCCTAAAGTCACCAATCCCGTGTTGCTATTCCATAGTCTGGGGCATCCTGAAGCCGCAGAAGTGGCTGAGGTCTCGGTTTATGAATTGGCGAGTAATAAAAATGAGATGTCAGCAGAACTTTCATTACCCACAGAGAAAAAACGACTGGTGGGTCCCTATCTGCAAAAGCCACTGCTTCCCGAAATCTTTGGCGCCGCCCAGGTCCTGGACCTCAACAGTCATCGCAGCCTGGATGACTGGCAGACTTTCTATGAGGCGGGAGACCGGTTGGCACAGTATCTGAAGTACCAGAGTTTTAACAGCGTTCTCCTGGGTGTCGCAGCCGATGGCAGTGCGATCTACCCTTCCCGGCACTTACAGCCAACTCCCCGTTATGACTCTGGAGTGTACCATTCTTCCGGGCAGGATCTTCAGCGGAAAGACGTTCTGGAACTGCTGTTTCGGATATTTGACCGGGAGCAGTTAACCCTGGTGCCTGAATTGCAGTTCTCGTCAGTCAATGCGGCTCTGGAAAAACTGATTGAGGAACAGCCTGAGCAGGCAGTGGGTATCGAACTGGTTAACCTGCACGGCCAGACCTGGAAAAAATCACAAGTGGCCGCCCGCGGGCAGGCCCCCTTTTATAATCCCCTGCATCCCCGGGTTCAGGAAGAAATTGTCAACGTCTTTACTGAACTGGTCCAACGTTATCAGGCACACCCTTCGTTTCAGGGGGTGGCGGTACAACTCAGTCTGAATGGATACTTACAGCTTCCCGGACTGGACTGGGGCTACGATGATGCGACTGTCGCCGCTTTCTCCCGGGAGACAGGTGTGCGAATTCCCCGGTTTGCTGAATCGCAACGGTTTGAAAAACGATATCAATACCTGACCACGACGGCTCTGCCTCAATGGACCGACTGGCGCTGTCAGAAAATCCGGGCCCTGCATGAACAGCTCGCAGCAGTATTGTCGAAAGCGAAACCCGACGCACAACTGGTATTTTCTGCCCGCGAATTGATTCCGACTCAAAGTCGGCAGGGGAATGTGATTTCTGCTTTGAAAACCGGCGCCCCGTTTCGACCGGTACTGATGGAGATGGGGCTCGATTTATCCCGCTATGATCAGATCACCAATGCCGTAGTAATCAGGCCTCAGCGTTTCATCTGGGGACAACAGGCCGAGCACGATCTTCAGTTTCTGAACACTCACTCCAACATTGATGACAGTTTCAAGTCGCGCGTTAATGGCGTCGTCTATTATCATCAGCCACTGGAAATCCGGATTCCTGAATTCGACCGGCTGTCTCCCTGGCAGCCGGCCTTTACCTGGCTGGCCACTCAGGCTTCGCCCTCAGCGGCAGCCAATCGGATTCGCTATGTGCATTCCGTTGCAGCACTGGATCCCTATATGACATTTGACGGAGGCTGGACGATTCCCTTTGGGCAGGAAGAGGCCACACGTTCCCTGCGATCGCAGCTGATTCAATTACCGGCCCGTCCATTCCAGACAATCGACTCCTCAGAGCAGCCGGTGATTACCCGTTTTTCCAGAGGGAAAGAGAAGTCTGTCTTCTATCTGGTCAACGACTTCCCTTACCGCTGCGAAGCGACCGTATCGTTGATGATGACACCAAAAGCGACCGTGGCCAGACTCGGAAACGGCGAATCGGTGCATTTCACTCGTACGACTGAAGGTGTCAGCAGCTATAAGATCTCGCTGGAAGCCTACGATCTGCAGGCGTTCGAGATCGACGACGCCCAGGCGAGATTGATCTCCGTCAAAACCACCATTGATCAGGTTGATCTGCAGGAATTACAGGCGCGCATTGATCAGAAGAAAAAAATGCTGGTGCAACTGCATCGATCACTGGATGATGCATCGGCTGTCGTCTTCAAGGCGGATTTTGAAGCCAAAAACTCACGGGATTATATCCTCGCAGGCTGGGAGTCTAAAACGGATCAGCGGGTTTCCTGGAATCTCGATACTACAGAAGCGCATTCGGGTCGCACTTCACTCGTGCTGGATACCCGCCCGGGTAATAACTTCCTGCGTACGAATCCCATTCCCCTGGAGAATTGCCGCTATCTGAATATGGGCGTCTGGATGAAATCAAAGTCACCCAATATGCAGGTGCGGATTTCACTGGAAGCGGAGCAGAATGGAAAGCTCAAGGCGCAGTCTGCCATCATCGGTGTGGACCAGAACTGGCGGAAGTACGTCTTCCGTGTGAAAGACATTCCCTCCTCACAGATTCAGAATGCCCAGATCGTGATCGAGAAGCTGGGGAATGAAAAACTATGGATCGATGATGTCGATCTGCAAATCCATCAGATTTCTCCCGAAGATGACCGTCAGCTGACCAAGCTGATCTCAACGCTGGCTCTGGCCTGGGACTCACAACGCTACCTGGACTGCTATCGCCTGCTGGAAAGTTACTGGGGCCAGTTCGGGGAAACCATCGCCCCACAGTCTCAGCCGACCCAGGAGGGAGCTGAGCCCGTCAAACACGTTGAGCGGCGGGGCCTCCGCAAGCTGATTCAACGCTGA
- a CDS encoding alpha-keto acid decarboxylase family protein, with translation MAARKTGTRSGGTKSRLPAKKTTTKRSANKQNGKVHTIGSYLIQRLQDYGITDLFGIPGDFVLQFYGMLEESPIRVIGTTREDNAGYAADGYARVHGLGAVCVTYCVGGLSLCNSIAGAYAEKSPVIVISGSPGMTERASDPLLHHRVKDFHTQRDVFEKITVASAVLDDPMTAFHEIDRCLEACVRFKRPVYLEIPRDCVHTKAIVPHIPDDSQAESDKNALRESLEEATELLEASKKPVIVAGVELHRFGLREEVLKFAEKHQIPMCATILGKSVVSELHPLYLGVYEGAMGRNEVQKYVEESDCVILLGTFMTDINLGIYTAHLDPGKCIYATSEKLRISYHHFHDVVFSDFVKALRKQKMKVVKRKIPDQVRPPQIDFEVNPTAPVTTKHLFQSINQILSDDTVVVTDVGDCLFGAVDLTISTHTKFLSPAYYTSMGFAIPASIGAQVANQELRPIVLVGDGAFQMTCLELSTALKLGYNPIVIVLNNKGYMTERFLQEGPFNNIPDWKYHNITDLIGGGWGFEVSTEGDLEKALKAALANTDSLSVINVHLKPTDVSPALTRLAEKMSKTL, from the coding sequence ATGGCAGCTCGCAAAACAGGCACCAGATCAGGTGGAACCAAGTCCCGGTTACCCGCAAAAAAAACAACCACAAAACGTTCGGCAAACAAGCAGAACGGAAAAGTACATACGATTGGCAGTTATCTGATTCAGCGTCTGCAGGACTACGGAATTACCGATCTGTTCGGAATCCCGGGCGATTTTGTGCTGCAGTTCTATGGGATGCTGGAAGAGAGTCCGATTCGTGTGATCGGAACGACACGCGAAGATAACGCGGGCTACGCCGCCGACGGATATGCCCGCGTGCATGGCTTGGGGGCAGTCTGCGTCACCTACTGTGTGGGGGGCTTGTCGCTGTGTAACTCGATAGCTGGGGCCTACGCTGAAAAATCTCCTGTGATCGTCATCAGCGGCTCACCAGGTATGACAGAACGTGCCAGCGACCCCCTGTTGCATCACCGGGTCAAAGATTTTCACACCCAGCGGGATGTCTTCGAGAAAATCACGGTCGCTTCTGCCGTCCTCGATGACCCGATGACGGCTTTTCATGAAATCGATCGCTGCCTGGAAGCCTGTGTGCGTTTCAAGCGGCCCGTTTACCTGGAAATCCCCCGTGACTGCGTCCATACCAAAGCGATTGTCCCCCATATTCCGGACGACAGCCAGGCGGAGAGCGATAAAAATGCACTCCGCGAGTCACTGGAAGAAGCTACCGAACTGCTCGAAGCCAGCAAGAAGCCGGTCATTGTGGCTGGTGTTGAACTGCATCGCTTCGGGTTGCGGGAAGAGGTCCTCAAATTCGCGGAGAAGCACCAGATCCCGATGTGTGCGACCATTCTGGGGAAATCGGTTGTCAGCGAATTACACCCTTTGTACCTGGGCGTCTATGAAGGGGCCATGGGGCGCAACGAAGTGCAGAAATACGTCGAAGAGAGCGACTGTGTGATTCTCCTCGGCACCTTCATGACAGATATTAACCTGGGCATCTACACCGCGCACCTCGATCCCGGCAAATGCATCTACGCTACCAGCGAGAAGCTACGAATCAGCTATCACCATTTTCACGATGTCGTCTTCTCGGACTTTGTGAAAGCACTGCGTAAGCAGAAAATGAAAGTGGTGAAGCGAAAAATTCCGGATCAGGTCCGTCCGCCGCAGATCGATTTCGAAGTGAATCCAACTGCGCCCGTGACCACAAAACACCTGTTCCAAAGCATCAATCAGATTTTGAGTGACGATACGGTCGTAGTGACGGATGTCGGGGACTGCCTGTTTGGGGCCGTCGATTTGACTATCAGCACCCATACCAAGTTCCTGAGTCCCGCTTACTATACTTCCATGGGGTTTGCGATCCCGGCTTCGATCGGAGCCCAGGTCGCTAATCAGGAACTCAGGCCGATTGTTCTGGTGGGAGACGGTGCGTTTCAGATGACCTGCCTGGAGCTCTCAACGGCCCTCAAGCTGGGGTACAATCCAATCGTGATTGTGCTGAATAATAAGGGCTACATGACCGAACGTTTTCTGCAGGAGGGGCCGTTTAATAATATTCCCGACTGGAAATATCATAATATTACGGATCTGATCGGCGGAGGCTGGGGCTTTGAGGTCAGCACGGAAGGCGACCTGGAGAAGGCACTCAAAGCGGCGCTGGCCAATACGGACAGCTTGAGCGTGATTAATGTCCATCTGAAGCCGACGGATGTCAGCCCTGCCTTGACGCGGCTGGCTGAGAAGATGTCCAAAACACTCTAA
- a CDS encoding GspE/PulE family protein, with protein MIFGFGKSRDEEEELEEEIEPVSFQGALNGQPANLKDNARLVKAGLMPAKNIITDGLALRAQMIRFEPKGERYQVAFYVDGVPNPGPKLSKQQGMAVVQIIKLLSGLNIQERKRPQQGGVNAELEEVNYQLRVATAPTPAGERLTIKAIDVKHPLDRADDIGITEELKERIRSLSTGRNGLILVSGPPNSGLTTTTFGVVRSVDAYQYTIFALAEPEHREFSHIATLDEKEGDTFDDELRRIIRMEADIIYLKPITDEDYVRSIMGVKDEITMIAEISAKDAVTGMMKFCKLAGSVEKGVDSLKCVVGYRLIRTLCDKCKEAFRPNPKLIAKMGLPKTTKMLYRPPRETVDEDGNEIEPCEKCDGLGYYGQTLLLEFIEMTDEMKQLIIAGGDPAKIKALAKKQDMPSMQKDGIRLVAEGKTSLEELQRAFKQG; from the coding sequence GTGATCTTTGGTTTTGGAAAGTCCCGGGATGAAGAGGAAGAACTCGAAGAAGAGATCGAACCGGTCTCGTTCCAGGGGGCGTTAAATGGACAGCCCGCGAATCTGAAAGACAATGCACGTCTGGTCAAAGCGGGATTGATGCCCGCCAAGAATATCATCACCGACGGGCTGGCTCTGCGGGCACAGATGATTCGATTTGAACCCAAGGGTGAACGGTATCAGGTGGCCTTTTACGTGGATGGCGTACCAAACCCGGGCCCCAAGCTTTCCAAACAACAGGGTATGGCTGTAGTGCAGATTATTAAACTGCTCTCCGGTTTGAACATCCAGGAACGGAAACGTCCCCAGCAGGGGGGCGTGAATGCGGAACTGGAAGAGGTGAATTACCAGTTGCGGGTCGCCACTGCTCCAACACCTGCGGGCGAACGGTTGACAATCAAAGCCATCGACGTGAAACATCCCCTGGATCGCGCAGACGATATCGGGATTACCGAGGAGCTGAAAGAACGCATTCGTTCGCTGAGCACCGGTCGCAACGGATTGATTCTGGTCAGTGGCCCCCCGAATTCAGGACTGACCACCACCACCTTTGGTGTGGTGCGATCTGTTGACGCCTACCAGTATACGATCTTCGCTCTGGCAGAACCGGAGCATCGCGAGTTCAGCCACATCGCAACCCTGGATGAAAAAGAGGGAGATACGTTTGACGATGAGTTGCGGCGAATCATCCGTATGGAAGCAGATATCATTTATCTGAAGCCCATTACCGATGAAGACTATGTCCGCAGCATCATGGGGGTCAAAGATGAGATCACGATGATTGCAGAGATCTCAGCCAAAGACGCTGTTACCGGGATGATGAAGTTCTGCAAACTGGCAGGCAGTGTCGAGAAAGGCGTGGATTCACTGAAGTGTGTCGTAGGCTATCGCCTGATCCGCACACTTTGTGACAAGTGTAAAGAAGCATTCCGTCCCAATCCTAAACTGATCGCCAAGATGGGGTTACCCAAAACGACCAAGATGCTGTATCGTCCGCCGCGTGAAACCGTGGATGAAGATGGCAACGAAATCGAACCCTGTGAAAAGTGCGACGGGCTCGGCTACTATGGACAGACTCTGCTTCTGGAATTCATCGAAATGACCGATGAGATGAAGCAACTGATCATTGCTGGCGGCGATCCCGCCAAAATCAAAGCCCTGGCAAAAAAACAGGATATGCCTTCAATGCAGAAAGACGGTATCCGTCTGGTCGCGGAAGGCAAGACTTCTCTGGAAGAACTGCAACGGGCGTTCAAGCAGGGCTGA
- the dapA gene encoding 4-hydroxy-tetrahydrodipicolinate synthase codes for MANQSDLFAGLSVAMITPFKNGEIDESGLQALVDYHVEQGTDTLCPVGTTGESPTLSHDEHKQVISIVCKQAAGRIKVMAGTGSNSTREAVELTKYAEQAGADGALHVAPYYNKPTQEGFYQHYKAIAESVELPIVVYNIPGRTAKNIEPETIIRLAEIPNIVAVKESTGSMDQASHILSSCDLAVLSGDDSLTLPLMALGGKGVVSVVGNIVPADVKAMLAAFNAGDLAKAREWHYRLFTLCRNLLGLATNPIPIKAAMQLLGRDNGEVRLPMTQLDADSMKVLEKTLQDYGLL; via the coding sequence ATGGCGAATCAAAGTGACCTGTTTGCAGGTCTTTCGGTGGCAATGATCACCCCGTTCAAGAATGGCGAAATCGACGAAAGCGGCTTACAGGCGCTGGTTGATTACCATGTCGAGCAGGGAACCGACACCTTGTGTCCGGTGGGAACAACCGGAGAATCTCCCACACTCTCACACGATGAACACAAACAGGTCATTTCCATCGTCTGCAAACAGGCTGCCGGCCGGATTAAAGTCATGGCAGGCACCGGTTCCAATAGTACCCGTGAGGCAGTCGAGCTGACCAAGTACGCTGAGCAGGCTGGTGCCGACGGTGCTCTGCATGTTGCCCCTTATTACAACAAGCCGACCCAGGAAGGCTTTTATCAGCACTACAAAGCAATTGCCGAGTCTGTTGAACTGCCGATCGTCGTATATAACATTCCCGGCCGGACTGCCAAGAATATCGAGCCGGAAACAATTATTCGCCTCGCCGAAATCCCGAATATTGTTGCCGTCAAAGAGTCTACCGGCTCGATGGATCAGGCTTCGCATATCCTTTCTTCCTGCGACCTGGCAGTTCTCTCAGGCGATGACAGCCTGACTCTGCCACTAATGGCGCTGGGAGGCAAGGGGGTTGTGTCGGTCGTCGGTAATATCGTTCCCGCGGACGTCAAAGCGATGCTGGCGGCATTCAATGCCGGCGATCTCGCCAAGGCCCGCGAATGGCACTACAGGCTGTTTACGCTCTGTCGTAACCTGCTGGGACTGGCGACAAACCCGATCCCGATCAAAGCAGCCATGCAATTACTGGGGCGCGACAATGGTGAAGTCCGTCTCCCCATGACACAACTGGATGCCGACTCAATGAAGGTGCTCGAGAAAACGCTGCAGGATTATGGCCTGCTGTAA
- a CDS encoding NAD(P)-dependent oxidoreductase, whose translation MAIPTIQPGTTKIGWIGTGVMGASMVGHLMDAGFSATVYNRSKSKAEPLIQKGASWADSPKAVAEAADVIFSIVGFPTDVREVILGEDGALAGASEGKILVDMTTSDPSLAVEIAEAAQTKGVYSVDAPVSGGDVGAKNGTLSIMIGGDEAVVDALKPCWDAMGKTIVYQGEAGSGQHTKMVNQILIATNMIGVCEALLYGYKAGLDLPTVLQSVGSGAAGSWSLSNLGPRIMDNNFDPGFFVEHFIKDMGIALAEAKKMNLSLPGLALGHQLYMAVQAQGHGRDGTHALQLALASLSNVDWENRS comes from the coding sequence ATGGCGATACCGACCATTCAACCGGGAACAACAAAAATTGGCTGGATTGGAACCGGAGTCATGGGAGCCAGCATGGTGGGACACCTGATGGATGCAGGTTTCTCAGCCACGGTTTATAATCGCAGTAAATCCAAAGCAGAGCCGCTGATTCAGAAAGGGGCCTCCTGGGCTGACTCTCCCAAAGCGGTCGCAGAAGCAGCCGATGTCATCTTCTCTATCGTCGGTTTTCCAACTGACGTCCGGGAAGTCATTCTCGGTGAAGACGGAGCACTCGCCGGTGCTTCCGAGGGTAAGATCCTGGTCGATATGACCACCAGCGATCCTTCCCTGGCTGTGGAAATCGCGGAAGCCGCTCAGACCAAAGGTGTCTACAGCGTGGATGCTCCCGTCTCCGGTGGGGATGTAGGAGCGAAAAACGGCACGTTGTCCATCATGATCGGTGGCGACGAAGCTGTGGTCGACGCATTGAAACCCTGCTGGGACGCCATGGGCAAAACGATTGTCTACCAGGGGGAAGCAGGATCCGGTCAACACACGAAAATGGTGAACCAGATTCTCATCGCCACCAACATGATCGGCGTGTGCGAAGCGCTGCTCTATGGTTATAAAGCGGGTCTGGACCTGCCTACGGTTCTGCAGTCGGTGGGCAGTGGTGCCGCCGGCAGCTGGTCGCTCTCCAACCTGGGACCGCGGATCATGGACAATAATTTTGATCCGGGCTTTTTCGTAGAGCACTTCATCAAAGACATGGGAATTGCCCTGGCAGAAGCTAAAAAGATGAACCTGAGCCTGCCCGGGCTGGCCCTGGGACATCAGCTTTACATGGCTGTCCAGGCACAGGGACATGGCCGCGACGGCACACACGCCCTGCAGCTGGCACTGGCATCCCTGTCGAACGTCGACTGGGAAAACCGCTCCTAG
- a CDS encoding aminotransferase class IV, giving the protein MSEPQAYLNGEIIPQSQARLAVSDLGIVYGAAVTEMVRTFQQRPFMLDEHLQRLESALDYACIDTPMSRSELKQICLSLVEQNASLLSTEQDLGLTIFITAGQNLPYLGLAALEQCRTPTVCAHTFPLAFELWDQKYTSGQYLIRSEVEQLNPRVFDPRVKSRSRIHLFRADKLIRKQVPAASALLFDEQGYVAETTIGNFFLVQDRTILTPRPEYVLQGISQMMVARLAKQLGLDYVETDISEEMLLQADEALTSSSGYCLMPVTRYNDHFLSEGKPGPVYQQMIAAWSQEVGVDIVTQAQQIGAARRDKLS; this is encoded by the coding sequence ATGTCCGAGCCCCAGGCTTATCTGAACGGCGAAATAATCCCCCAGTCGCAAGCCCGGCTGGCAGTTTCGGATCTGGGAATCGTCTATGGTGCGGCCGTAACCGAAATGGTACGCACATTTCAGCAGCGTCCCTTCATGCTGGATGAGCATCTGCAACGCCTCGAGTCTGCCTTGGACTATGCCTGCATCGATACACCAATGTCCCGATCCGAGCTCAAACAGATCTGTCTGTCGCTGGTTGAACAGAACGCTTCTCTGCTCTCCACCGAACAGGACCTGGGATTGACGATCTTTATTACCGCAGGTCAGAATCTGCCTTACCTGGGGCTGGCAGCCCTGGAACAGTGCCGCACTCCCACTGTTTGTGCCCACACCTTCCCACTCGCATTTGAGCTGTGGGATCAGAAATATACCAGCGGTCAGTACCTGATCCGCTCGGAAGTGGAGCAGCTCAATCCCCGGGTCTTTGATCCGCGGGTAAAGTCCCGCAGCCGGATCCATCTGTTTCGTGCCGATAAACTGATTCGCAAACAGGTTCCCGCAGCGAGTGCCCTGCTGTTTGACGAACAGGGATATGTTGCGGAAACCACCATCGGGAATTTCTTCCTGGTCCAGGACCGGACGATCCTGACACCCCGTCCGGAATATGTTCTGCAGGGGATCAGCCAGATGATGGTGGCCCGATTAGCGAAGCAACTGGGACTGGACTATGTGGAAACAGATATTTCTGAAGAAATGCTGCTTCAGGCAGATGAAGCATTGACGTCCTCCAGTGGCTATTGTCTGATGCCCGTTACGCGTTACAATGATCATTTCCTTTCAGAAGGAAAGCCGGGCCCCGTGTATCAGCAGATGATCGCCGCCTGGAGCCAGGAAGTCGGAGTCGATATTGTCACGCAGGCGCAGCAGATTGGCGCAGCCCGCCGTGATAAACTTTCCTGA
- a CDS encoding class I SAM-dependent methyltransferase yields the protein MSHYLEFFKQFRTTFETTGAIAPSSRFLASNMAEPMKRHQGPKKVLEIGPGTGAVTREIVKQIRPEDSLDLVELNEKFVEILHNRFDAERAFQEIKHLTSIHNCPLQEYGVGEEYDYIVSGLPLNNFPTDLVSEIFQAYFRLLKPGGVLSYFEYMYVRPVRKVVSRGPENERICQIDQIMRSYTSQYRIRTNWIWFNLPPAWVQHLQKTDSPPPLIEQAAPQEQSS from the coding sequence GTGTCGCATTATCTGGAATTTTTTAAACAGTTTCGAACGACATTTGAAACAACCGGGGCCATCGCTCCCAGCAGCCGGTTTCTGGCCAGCAACATGGCGGAGCCGATGAAACGCCATCAGGGCCCCAAGAAGGTTCTGGAGATCGGTCCGGGTACCGGCGCGGTGACCCGCGAGATCGTCAAACAGATTCGCCCGGAAGATTCACTGGACCTGGTTGAACTGAATGAGAAGTTCGTCGAAATTCTGCATAATCGGTTCGATGCCGAACGTGCTTTTCAGGAAATCAAACACCTGACCTCCATTCACAACTGCCCACTGCAGGAGTACGGCGTTGGTGAGGAGTACGATTACATCGTCTCTGGACTGCCGTTGAACAATTTTCCGACCGATCTGGTGAGCGAAATCTTTCAGGCCTACTTTCGGTTGCTGAAACCGGGGGGAGTGCTCTCGTATTTCGAGTACATGTATGTCCGACCGGTTCGCAAAGTCGTATCGCGTGGTCCCGAGAACGAGCGGATTTGTCAGATCGATCAGATCATGCGGAGCTATACCAGCCAGTACCGGATCCGTACGAACTGGATCTGGTTCAACCTGCCTCCCGCCTGGGTTCAACACCTGCAGAAAACAGACAGCCCGCCACCATTGATTGAACAGGCGGCGCCTCAGGAACAAAGCTCCTGA